A single window of Paenibacillus sp. FSL H8-0537 DNA harbors:
- a CDS encoding DNA cytosine methyltransferase, with amino-acid sequence MKFSAIDLFSGAGGVSEALKKHFDIKCAVEFDKIIATTYALNHGNNHLLVKDIRKIKKKEWSKINKQLNGGNLDLLVATPPCQGFSRHSRKKSGVNIDDRNKLIMEVIKVANIFQPNYILFENVDNIVNFKIFHTFLSVLTNLNADGSRKHSNRPSYHLRFEVVNAVNYGVPQHRKRLILLGKKIKTFPNMEAIIQETPKGLPYVTKPLSLWPEKKKALTLREYLLPFKLSSLEAGGSDANDKLHRCRNLFPNNLLRIKSTPWNGGSRSDWKDSNLVLECHKKKNVSFSDVYGRMNFESYAPTITCGCLSYSKGRFGHPEEDRAISMREAALIQTFPISYKFTGKLDGKPYEGSSENIATQIGNAVPVKLAQTFVDLIYNKLLKESQQELLLEHLVATKA; translated from the coding sequence GTGAAATTTTCAGCTATAGATTTATTCTCTGGAGCAGGCGGGGTATCCGAAGCGTTAAAAAAACACTTTGATATAAAATGTGCCGTGGAATTCGATAAAATTATTGCAACTACATATGCACTGAATCATGGCAACAACCACCTGTTAGTCAAAGATATAAGAAAAATCAAGAAAAAAGAATGGAGCAAGATCAATAAACAACTGAATGGTGGAAACCTGGACCTTCTCGTCGCAACACCGCCGTGTCAGGGTTTTTCCAGACACAGCCGCAAAAAGAGTGGCGTTAATATCGACGATCGTAACAAACTCATAATGGAAGTTATAAAAGTTGCGAATATATTCCAACCCAATTATATCCTATTTGAGAACGTCGATAATATAGTCAATTTCAAAATATTTCATACATTCTTGAGCGTCCTTACGAATTTGAACGCCGATGGATCTAGAAAACATTCTAATCGGCCTTCATATCACTTACGTTTCGAAGTTGTCAATGCCGTTAACTATGGTGTTCCTCAACATAGAAAAAGACTGATTCTTCTAGGTAAGAAAATAAAAACGTTTCCAAATATGGAAGCTATTATTCAGGAAACACCCAAAGGTTTACCATATGTTACTAAGCCGCTTTCTTTATGGCCTGAAAAGAAAAAAGCACTCACGTTAAGGGAATATTTATTGCCATTTAAGTTATCAAGTTTGGAAGCTGGCGGTTCTGATGCAAATGATAAGCTACATAGATGCAGGAATTTATTTCCTAATAATCTTCTTAGAATTAAAAGCACTCCATGGAACGGAGGAAGTCGTAGCGATTGGAAAGATAGTAACCTAGTTTTAGAATGTCATAAAAAAAAGAATGTAAGTTTTAGTGATGTTTACGGTAGAATGAATTTCGAAAGTTACGCACCTACCATAACTTGCGGTTGCCTTTCTTACTCAAAAGGTAGATTCGGTCACCCTGAGGAAGATAGGGCAATAAGCATGAGAGAGGCAGCACTAATACAAACCTTTCCTATTAGTTATAAATTCACTGGTAAACTTGATGGAAAACCATATGAAGGTTCTAGTGAAAACATTGCTACTCAAATAGGAAATGCTGTTCCAGTTAAACTAGCTCAGACATTCGTTGATCTCATCTACAATAAGTTACTAAAAGAATCTCAACAAGAACTTCTTTTAGAGCATCTAGTTGCTACTAAAGCATAA
- a CDS encoding ATP-binding protein, whose translation MAKFKTRARAVDLLGKQQIRDEVTAISELLRNAYDADASEGLIDINTDKQCILVCDDGEGMSADDLEQNWLTIGTYSKRTKVIKHTKKNRVKIGEKGIGRLAVSLLGDQLLIISKKKLDGKWCILYLHWELFRNEKMFLDDIEIPLKTFNTLEEISTYLKDNKNDLKEMLLNNLYNDSGWDSEIRNLVMEQIESFEIEQKVLEWMKIIENRKGGTIFYLTNIDSSWDWRVYENIKNLQVQDETLKIRYRRLKDLLYSFQNYIDIYDKELELEDSQIPETNPTFSNDEIREDDGFNPKIHINGHSLEDEQWFNKDDIKLYDYALKGKIINGMFIGKAFMRGQGKVEDVNVPASELSIGLSDKTYKEFGPIYLKWFFLEGNLSSSTLNKDQHRDMKDKLQDIGGIYVYRDGLRILPYGEKGNDFLHMEERRSRRATTYLFSHRRMFGFMEISKISNPNLVDKSSREGFVENSSYNYFRNVAINLLKWWALEYLETTQNEGNRSNYINALKEEHERHEKARQQQLEEEKKEKQYFKDLNKSLNEFRGTLEVRSSTLSTDIDAVYEKYKNKIELCRNELEKYDLIYAFKREYIEKRDLLGRFKLELNPRYNHSIELIELVEEMNNECASEVIRSNQKLEILVSKLERVRVNSENKDIFNINENLDEALGWIDSFIKKINESNYNYFKNHYTLLDEVREKTINLLLKSTEDNRHKINKEIEELDDYQKKFNQYKMSNKTVLMNDNTLQKSIQEILQDFNLNISRIQEKILIYENEIKISKVFKNTELLLNKVVDNLESVSVFNNDEFLIGLLKKEVEMYRDLSAVGLAAEMTSHEFNALNKIIRENVDALSKALKPTPLASVIQRVNQSFASLERLQARMSPLYKQSRKRARDINLKLFIEDVLEYFSTDIRKYTIEIVNDIPEDLIVREIEPVLFTPIANVVSNSIYWMLNQDIRAIHFYYSETNQTLFIHDTGQGIKESDKVRIFEPYFTKKLQGRGLGLFLSRDTLESRGHFLFLEDNNNSIENLGGACFGIQFKKDAILREVQK comes from the coding sequence ATGGCGAAATTTAAGACAAGAGCTAGGGCTGTAGATCTCCTTGGTAAACAGCAAATTAGAGATGAAGTAACCGCTATATCTGAGTTGTTAAGAAATGCGTATGATGCAGATGCTTCAGAAGGACTTATAGACATAAATACCGATAAACAATGCATCTTAGTTTGCGATGACGGGGAAGGAATGAGTGCGGATGACTTAGAACAAAATTGGCTTACAATTGGGACTTATTCAAAAAGAACGAAAGTTATTAAACATACTAAAAAAAATAGAGTTAAAATCGGTGAGAAAGGAATAGGAAGATTGGCAGTTTCCTTATTAGGAGATCAGCTTTTAATTATCTCTAAAAAGAAATTGGATGGAAAATGGTGTATTCTATATCTTCATTGGGAACTTTTCAGAAATGAGAAAATGTTTCTTGATGATATTGAAATTCCATTAAAAACTTTTAATACACTTGAGGAAATTTCTACATATTTGAAGGATAATAAAAATGATTTGAAAGAGATGTTGTTAAATAATTTATATAATGATTCAGGTTGGGACAGTGAAATCAGAAATCTTGTAATGGAACAAATTGAATCTTTTGAAATAGAACAAAAAGTCCTAGAGTGGATGAAAATAATCGAGAATCGTAAGGGAGGGACTATATTCTACCTTACAAATATAGATTCTAGCTGGGATTGGAGAGTGTATGAAAATATTAAAAATCTTCAAGTGCAGGATGAAACACTGAAAATTCGATATCGAAGATTAAAAGACCTTTTATACTCTTTCCAAAATTATATAGATATTTATGATAAAGAATTAGAATTGGAAGATTCACAAATACCAGAAACAAATCCCACTTTTTCTAATGATGAAATAAGAGAAGATGATGGATTTAATCCTAAAATTCACATAAACGGGCATTCATTAGAGGATGAACAGTGGTTTAATAAGGATGACATTAAACTTTACGATTATGCATTAAAGGGTAAAATAATTAATGGGATGTTCATAGGCAAGGCATTTATGCGAGGACAAGGCAAAGTAGAGGATGTAAATGTCCCTGCAAGTGAATTATCTATAGGGCTTAGTGATAAAACTTATAAAGAATTTGGACCTATATATTTAAAATGGTTTTTTTTGGAGGGTAACCTAAGTTCCTCCACTTTGAATAAGGACCAACATCGAGACATGAAAGACAAGCTCCAAGACATCGGAGGAATTTATGTTTATAGGGATGGATTAAGAATTCTTCCGTATGGCGAAAAAGGAAACGATTTTTTACATATGGAAGAAAGAAGATCTAGACGTGCTACCACATATTTATTTAGCCATCGAAGAATGTTTGGGTTCATGGAAATTAGTAAAATCTCTAATCCAAATTTGGTGGATAAATCAAGCAGGGAAGGATTTGTAGAAAACTCGAGTTATAATTACTTCCGAAATGTTGCTATCAATTTATTAAAATGGTGGGCACTTGAATATTTAGAAACTACTCAAAATGAAGGTAATAGAAGCAACTATATTAATGCATTAAAAGAGGAGCATGAGAGGCATGAGAAAGCTAGGCAACAACAATTAGAAGAGGAAAAGAAGGAAAAGCAATATTTTAAAGACCTGAACAAAAGTTTAAATGAATTTAGAGGAACTTTGGAGGTCCGATCATCCACACTATCGACAGATATCGATGCAGTATACGAAAAATATAAAAATAAAATCGAATTATGCAGAAATGAATTGGAGAAATATGATCTGATCTACGCTTTTAAGAGAGAGTATATTGAGAAAAGAGATTTACTGGGGAGATTTAAACTTGAATTGAATCCAAGATATAATCATTCAATTGAACTAATTGAATTGGTTGAGGAAATGAATAACGAATGTGCAAGTGAAGTCATAAGGAGTAATCAAAAGCTTGAAATTTTGGTGAGCAAACTTGAGCGTGTACGGGTTAATAGTGAAAACAAGGATATATTCAATATTAATGAAAATCTAGATGAGGCCCTTGGATGGATTGATAGTTTCATTAAAAAGATAAATGAATCAAATTACAATTACTTCAAGAACCATTATACATTATTAGATGAAGTCCGAGAAAAAACTATAAATCTATTGCTAAAATCAACTGAAGACAATAGACATAAAATAAACAAAGAAATAGAGGAGCTTGATGACTACCAGAAAAAGTTTAATCAGTATAAGATGAGTAATAAGACAGTACTAATGAATGATAATACTTTACAAAAATCAATTCAAGAAATATTACAAGATTTCAATTTGAATATTAGTAGAATACAAGAAAAGATATTAATTTATGAGAATGAAATAAAGATAAGTAAAGTGTTTAAAAATACAGAATTGTTATTAAATAAAGTCGTTGATAATTTAGAAAGTGTAAGTGTATTTAACAATGATGAATTTCTTATAGGACTGCTGAAAAAAGAAGTTGAAATGTATCGTGATCTATCTGCAGTGGGACTTGCGGCCGAAATGACGAGTCACGAATTTAACGCTTTAAATAAAATAATTAGGGAAAATGTTGACGCATTATCTAAAGCACTTAAACCAACTCCATTGGCTTCAGTTATTCAGAGAGTTAATCAATCTTTTGCTTCATTAGAAAGGCTTCAAGCCAGAATGAGCCCCTTATATAAGCAGTCAAGAAAAAGAGCTAGAGATATAAATTTAAAACTATTTATTGAAGATGTTTTGGAATATTTTTCGACCGATATAAGAAAATACACAATAGAGATAGTTAATGATATACCTGAAGATTTAATAGTAAGAGAAATTGAACCTGTATTATTCACTCCAATTGCAAATGTAGTATCAAATTCGATTTATTGGATGCTTAATCAGGATATACGAGCGATTCATTTTTATTACTCTGAAACAAATCAGACATTATTTATTCATGATACTGGGCAGGGGATAAAAGAATCAGATAAGGTAAGGATTTTTGAACCATACTTTACTAAAAAATTGCAAGGTAGGGGTCTAGGACTATTTCTTTCAAGAGATACCTTAGAATCACGGGGGCATTTTTTGTTTCTAGAAGACAACAATAACAGCATTGAAAATTTGGGTGGAGCATGTTTTGGTATTCAGTTTAAAAAAGATGCTATACTACGAGAGGTGCAAAAATGA
- a CDS encoding response regulator receiver domain codes for MSSTAELSYVNHIVKDYFNSILIIDDQLDLNVMVLEEATELDLSNIDYASVNPAILFGVEEDNISSNASMNETAAAAAPTSPKKYTLQPEASYHTELMEEGFVTTPFKYNSTIDVAQVDVLANLLSTIKLLIVDWDLENSKTIEPGAAASAILHKYASSDKGLKCAVIYTASDDFDDIMEYLKNRKLITKSDGDFFENVNDTGHKLFGFIISKKHFKAKEIIPVISQKLLADKSLVLHFMDTAARINNNISKAMLDFSAPFEKVIFSQILTAKIPENDIPRFLTDKFLSIIMENKEEKYQYNFFVENKLSSLKKATIAGFPLEKIVKLILEIGSGETNKALIKLFKNSDFVSKLVDKIQEHQEGLQALEEKISDLVDKENIKKDLFLVIMLWDEFISENGVRSLQSDIVASLNGYPFIEENLKKISTFFEINLSSQFKRHILGIDINGVILKFLSENAEKSFNDFKTELIGAIENFEIDKEKLINLLVLWPAFFGDDSEFSKSYRTQIYNFTKLLKFNESTDDRIETGAIYYETTNNTYLLCITPYCDTFNIKKVESQIKFLVGRVETNLTGDSLKNSDTPNCFYMAVPFDDEKKVKIIKWNFYEVTTLHQNDVKSEKLNKLLYLRKEYIQNVLNRYIAYQSRAGVDELFFKESGYINNFKNFL; via the coding sequence ATGAGTTCGACTGCAGAATTAAGTTACGTAAATCATATTGTTAAAGACTATTTTAATTCAATATTAATAATAGATGATCAGTTGGATTTGAACGTCATGGTGCTTGAAGAGGCTACTGAACTAGACTTAAGTAATATTGATTATGCTTCCGTAAATCCAGCAATTTTATTTGGAGTAGAAGAGGATAATATATCTAGTAACGCGAGTATGAATGAGACAGCAGCAGCAGCAGCGCCAACTTCACCTAAAAAATACACTTTACAGCCAGAGGCATCATATCATACTGAGTTAATGGAAGAGGGGTTTGTTACTACTCCGTTCAAATATAATTCAACTATTGATGTTGCTCAGGTTGATGTTCTAGCAAATTTACTATCAACCATTAAACTTCTTATCGTCGATTGGGATTTGGAAAATTCTAAAACTATAGAACCAGGAGCAGCGGCTTCTGCTATTTTGCATAAGTATGCAAGTTCTGATAAAGGTTTAAAGTGTGCTGTGATTTATACTGCATCCGATGACTTTGATGATATCATGGAATATTTAAAAAACAGAAAGTTAATAACAAAAAGCGATGGGGATTTTTTTGAAAATGTTAATGATACTGGGCATAAATTATTCGGTTTTATTATTTCCAAGAAGCATTTTAAGGCAAAAGAAATTATTCCAGTAATCTCACAAAAACTTTTGGCTGATAAGAGCTTGGTTCTTCACTTTATGGATACAGCTGCAAGAATCAATAATAACATAAGTAAAGCAATGCTAGATTTTAGCGCCCCTTTTGAAAAGGTGATTTTCTCTCAAATACTTACTGCTAAGATCCCGGAAAATGATATCCCCAGATTTTTAACTGATAAATTTCTAAGTATTATAATGGAAAATAAGGAAGAAAAATATCAATATAATTTTTTTGTTGAAAATAAACTATCTAGTTTAAAAAAGGCTACTATCGCAGGGTTTCCTTTAGAAAAGATCGTTAAGTTGATTCTAGAAATTGGGTCTGGTGAAACGAATAAAGCCTTAATTAAACTTTTTAAAAATTCAGATTTTGTTTCAAAATTAGTAGATAAGATTCAAGAGCATCAAGAAGGCCTGCAAGCTTTAGAGGAAAAGATATCCGATTTAGTGGATAAAGAAAATATAAAAAAAGATTTGTTCCTTGTCATAATGCTTTGGGATGAGTTTATAAGTGAAAATGGCGTTAGGTCATTACAAAGTGATATAGTTGCTTCTTTGAATGGGTATCCTTTTATTGAAGAGAATCTTAAAAAAATTAGTACTTTCTTTGAAATTAACTTAAGCAGTCAGTTCAAAAGACATATTTTAGGTATTGATATTAATGGAGTGATATTGAAATTTCTTTCTGAAAATGCTGAGAAGTCATTTAATGATTTTAAAACTGAATTAATTGGTGCGATAGAGAACTTTGAAATTGATAAAGAAAAATTAATTAACTTACTTGTTCTATGGCCAGCCTTTTTTGGGGATGACTCTGAGTTTAGTAAATCATATAGAACACAAATTTATAATTTTACTAAATTGTTAAAGTTCAACGAGAGTACGGATGATCGAATTGAAACGGGTGCAATTTATTACGAAACTACTAATAATACATATTTATTATGTATTACTCCGTATTGTGATACTTTTAATATCAAAAAAGTCGAATCACAAATAAAATTTTTGGTAGGAAGAGTTGAAACAAATCTAACAGGTGATAGCCTCAAAAACTCTGATACTCCAAATTGTTTTTATATGGCAGTTCCTTTTGATGATGAAAAAAAGGTGAAGATTATTAAATGGAATTTCTATGAAGTTACCACTCTTCATCAAAATGATGTGAAATCGGAAAAACTTAATAAATTGTTGTATTTACGAAAAGAGTATATTCAAAACGTTTTGAATCGATATATTGCATATCAGTCTAGAGCAGGGGTAGATGAACTATTTTTTAAAGAGTCGGGCTATATTAATAACTTTAAAAATTTTCTGTGA
- a CDS encoding AAA family ATPase encodes MSINAIIDSELFETYRGISHAVKSIKKTDKTMDEKKNLMTELRKENEAVLKYYNDAAGSFARSFLNENQLKSDHIIEARIGSPTPYGNQPKDYLWSGISIHEDKSFSFQYSWVFQKDLLEVTFCFGSGGSSNGRINATVKEKKEAQIKSIEKQFINILSVDEYRAIILRLLEEEGFVITKEWLNSEEKLPHIESYVYYIRTKTSSKTGITKLFKPDQLMEKGFDLESELHRYFHLFRPIWERLHLEIEETDINDDNIEKEELHQKQEDNQISGMLKRIKHYIAHQGFQYPYNLIENFYLSLKTKPFVILAGISGTGKTKLIQKFAEALGATEANAQFTLIPVRPDWNDPSDLIGYKDLGGTFRRGKLTYVLESASEPENWQKPYFVCLDEMNLARVEHYFSDLLSILETQRWQDGHIVTDKIVTEDQVGSNFCIPENVFFIGTVNMDETTHPFSKKVLDRANTIEFNHIQLDSFYGLEDIVGITEEESEAVYPAASFLTSDYLQLKDAYINNKDIVQRTVGQLVRINTILENIHAHVGFRVRDSICFYLIYNERFSLMTTDEAMDMQIMQKILPRIQGNNSVVKKVIIELLLLCITGSTVQSKEYLDGERDVEQLWTKQVTENNAKYPQSSRKLIYMLRRLYDDGYTSFWVS; translated from the coding sequence ATGAGTATAAATGCAATAATTGATTCAGAGTTGTTCGAAACTTACAGGGGAATTTCCCATGCTGTTAAGTCAATAAAAAAAACAGATAAAACAATGGACGAAAAGAAAAATCTGATGACAGAATTACGAAAAGAAAATGAAGCAGTTCTTAAATATTATAACGATGCAGCTGGAAGTTTTGCTCGCTCATTTTTAAATGAAAATCAATTAAAATCTGATCATATTATAGAAGCTCGAATTGGTAGTCCCACACCTTATGGTAATCAGCCTAAGGATTATCTTTGGTCGGGTATATCCATACATGAAGATAAATCTTTCAGCTTTCAATACTCATGGGTATTTCAAAAAGATCTACTTGAAGTAACCTTTTGTTTTGGTTCTGGTGGTTCCTCAAACGGAAGAATTAATGCTACTGTTAAAGAAAAGAAAGAAGCACAGATAAAATCAATCGAAAAACAATTTATCAACATTCTTTCAGTGGATGAATATAGGGCTATTATTTTACGACTGCTAGAAGAAGAAGGTTTTGTCATAACCAAAGAATGGCTTAATTCTGAAGAAAAACTACCACATATTGAAAGCTACGTATATTATATTCGGACAAAGACTAGTTCAAAAACGGGGATAACTAAGTTATTTAAACCAGATCAGCTCATGGAAAAAGGATTTGATTTGGAGTCTGAGCTGCATCGTTATTTTCATTTGTTTAGGCCCATTTGGGAACGATTGCACTTAGAGATTGAAGAAACAGACATAAATGATGATAATATTGAAAAGGAAGAACTTCATCAAAAACAAGAGGATAATCAAATTTCCGGAATGTTAAAAAGAATAAAACATTATATTGCTCATCAAGGATTTCAATATCCTTACAATTTAATTGAAAACTTCTATCTCTCTTTAAAGACAAAACCTTTCGTTATCTTGGCCGGTATTTCTGGCACTGGGAAAACAAAGCTAATCCAAAAATTTGCAGAAGCCCTTGGGGCAACAGAAGCGAATGCTCAGTTTACGCTTATTCCGGTTAGACCGGATTGGAATGACCCGTCCGATCTAATAGGTTACAAGGATCTGGGTGGAACATTCCGCCGAGGAAAATTAACTTACGTACTAGAATCGGCTTCTGAGCCGGAGAACTGGCAGAAACCCTACTTTGTTTGTTTAGATGAGATGAACCTAGCGAGAGTAGAACACTATTTTAGCGATTTACTCAGTATCTTAGAAACGCAACGTTGGCAAGATGGGCATATTGTGACCGATAAAATTGTTACTGAAGATCAAGTAGGTAGCAATTTTTGTATCCCTGAAAATGTTTTCTTCATAGGTACGGTGAACATGGATGAAACCACGCATCCTTTTAGCAAAAAGGTATTGGACCGAGCCAATACCATCGAATTCAATCATATCCAACTCGACAGTTTTTATGGATTAGAAGATATTGTAGGTATTACGGAAGAAGAATCAGAGGCTGTATATCCAGCGGCGAGTTTTTTGACCAGCGACTACTTACAGTTAAAGGACGCATACATAAACAATAAAGATATTGTCCAAAGAACTGTAGGTCAATTGGTAAGAATCAACACGATTCTTGAAAATATCCACGCGCACGTTGGTTTCCGTGTCAGGGATTCAATTTGTTTCTACTTGATATACAACGAACGGTTCTCTTTGATGACTACCGATGAGGCAATGGATATGCAGATCATGCAGAAGATTCTACCCCGAATTCAGGGCAACAACTCAGTAGTGAAAAAGGTAATCATCGAGCTCTTATTGCTCTGTATTACGGGTTCCACCGTTCAAAGCAAAGAATATTTGGATGGAGAAAGAGATGTTGAGCAGTTGTGGACTAAGCAAGTAACCGAAAATAATGCCAAATATCCTCAATCCAGTAGGAAGCTTATCTACATGCTACGGAGGCTTTATGATGACGGATACACTTCATTTTGGGTCTCTTAA